The segment CGCCGTCATCCTCATCGCCATCGCCCTCAACGACGTCGTCCAGGCCCTCACCGTCGCCTACAACCTGCTGGTCGGCGGGCTCCTCGTGCCGATCCTCGGCGGTCTGCTCTGGCGTCGCGGCACCGTCCAGGGCGCCCTCGCGGCGGTCACCGTCGGCGGCCTGGCCGTCATTGGCCTGATGTGGGCTTACGGAATCCTTGCAAATGAGCCTGTTTACTATGGTTTGTTGGCCTCGCTCGCCGCATATGTGATCGTTTCCCTGGCGACCCGCCCGACGGACGCCGCCGCGCTCGCGCACTGGCGCGCCCGCCTCGCGGGCCGGGAGACCCCCGAAGCCGACCCGACGCCGGAGACCGTGCCGGCCGCCGCGACCGGCTGACCGCACCGAGACTCCCGGACGGGGCCCCGAGACCCGAGGCCCCGACCGGACCCACCGATACACCCAGGAGGACCCGACCATGAGCAGCAGCGACCAGAACACCCCGCGCGGCCCGATCGACTCGTCCCGCATCCCGCGGTACGCCGGTCCCGCGACGTTCGCCCGGCTGCCGCGACTCGACGAGGTCGGCACCGCCGACATCGCCGTGGTCGGCGTCCCCTTCGACAGCGGCGTCTCCTACCGCCCCGGCGCCCGCTTCGGCGGCAACGCCATCCGCGAGGCCTCCCGCCTGCTCCGCCCGTACAACCCGGCGCAGGACGCCTCCCCGTTCGCCCTCGCCCAGGTCGCGGACGCCGGTGACATCGCCGCCAACCCGTTCAACATCAACGAGGCCGTCGAGACGATCGAGGCCGCCGCGGACGACCTGCTGAACTCCGGCGCCCGCATGATGACCCTCGGCGGCGACCACACCATCGCCCTGCCGCTGCTCCGCTCCGTCGCCAAGAAGCACGGCCCCGTCGCCCTGCTCCACTTCGACGCGCACCTCGACACCTGGGACACCTACTTCGGCGCCGAGTACACCCACGGCACCCCGTTCCGCCGCGCCGTCGAGGAGGGCATCCTCGACACCGAGGCGCTCTCCCACGTCGGCACCCGCGGCCCGCTGTACGGCAAGCAGGACCTCACCGACGACGAGAAGATGGGCTTCGGCATCGTCACCTCGGCGGACATCTACCGCCGCGGCGCCGACGAGGTCGCCGACCAGCTCCGCCAGCGCATCGGCGACCGCCCGCTGTACATCTCCATCGACATCGACTGCCTCGACCCGGCCCACGCGCCCGGCACCGGTACCCCGGAGGCGGGCGGCATGACCTCCCGCGAGCTCCTGGAGATCCTCCGCGGCCTCTCCTCCTGCAACCTGGTGTCGGCGGACGTCGTCGAGGTCGCCCCGGCCTACGACCACGCCGAGATCACCGCGGTCGCCGCCTCCCACACCGCGTACGAACTGACGACGATCATGTCCCGCCAGATCGCGGCCGGCCGCGCCTCCGGCGCGAAGTAACCTCCGGGCGGTAGCGGGCTCAGGTGCGGGGTGGGGCGCGGCCCGGTGGTCGGGTCGCGCCCACCCGTTCCGCCCCTGCGGAACGCCTGCCCACGACCTGAAGGGACGCCATGACCCACGACCACGACCTGGTACTCCGGCCCACGGAGGCGCAGACGACCGCCGCGCTCGACCCGCCTGCCGGGCGCAACGGCGGCGACCTCGTCGTCGAGACCCTCACCGGCCTCGGCGCCACGACCGTCTTCGGCCTCCCCGGCCAGCACGCCCTCGGCATGTTCGACGCCCTGCGCCGCTCCGACCTCCGCTACGTCGGCCTCCGCGTGGAGAACAACGCGGGCTTCGCCGCCGACGCGTACGGCCGGATCACCGGCGAGGCGGCCCCGCTGCTGCTCTCCACCGGCCCCGGCGCGCTCATGTCGCTCGCCGCGCTCCAGGAGGCGGCCGCCGCCTCCGCCCCCGTCCTCGCGATCGGCAGCCAGATCCCGGTCGCCGGCCTCGGCGGCGGCCGGCACGGCTACCTCCACGAGCTGCGCGACCAGCAGGCGTCCTTCCGGGACGTCGTGAAGTCCGTCCACACGGTGCGTACGCAGTCCCAGATCCCCTCCGCGATCGCCGCGGCCTGGGAATCGGCGCTCACCGCCCCGCACGGACCGGTCTGGGTCGAGATCCCGCAGGACGTGCTCCTCGCCGAGACCACCCTGCCGGTCGTGACCGCGATGGACGCGACGCCCGAGGACATCGCCCCGCGCCCCGAGCTGACGGCGGTCGCGGCGCACCTCCTGGCGAACGCCGAGCGTCCGGCGATCATCGCGGGCGGCGGAGTCGTCCGCTCCGACGCCTCCGGCAAGCTCCTCGCGCTCGCGGAGCGGCTCGACATCCCCGTCGTGACGACCTTCGGCGGCAAGGGCGCCTTCCCCTGGCAGCACCCGCTGTCGCTCCAGTCCTGGCTGGAGGACCGGCACACCACCGACTTCCTGGAGGACGCCGACGTCCTCCTCGTCGTCGGCTCGGGGCTCGGCGAGCTGTCCTCGAACTACCACACGTTCGCCCCGCGCGGCCGGGTGATCCAGATCGAGGCGGACGCCGGGAAGCTGGAGTCCAACCACCCGGCGCTCGGCATCCACGCGGACGCCCGGCTCGCCCTCCAGGCACTCCTGGAGACCGTGCCGGAGCGCCGGGACCCCACCGCCCCCGAGCGGGTATCGGCCGTCCTGACGAAGGTCCGGGACCGGATCGCGGCGCAGGACCTCGGCCTGGAGCAGCGGATCGTCGCGGCCGTACGGGAGGCGCTCCCGGACCGCTCCCCGAGCTTCTGGGACATGACGATCCTGGCGTACTGGGCGTGGTCGGCCTTCGACCCCCGCTTCCCGAACACCATGCACTCGGCCCAGGGCGCCGGCGGCCTCGGCTACGGCTTCCCGGCGGCGCTCGGCGCGGCGGCGGCGGACCCGAGCCGGCCGGTGCTCGCGGTGTCCGGCGACGGCGGCGCGATGTACTCGATCGCGGAGCTGGCGACGGCGAAGCAGTACGGACTCGACGTGACGTGGCTGATCGTCGACGACGGCGGCTACGGCATCCTGCGCGAGTACATGACGGGCGCGTTCGGCGAGGCCACCGGCACGGAACTGTCCCGCCCGGACTTCGTGGCCCTGTCGGAGTCCTTCGGCGTCCCGGCGACCCTGACGACCCCGGAGACCCTGACGACGGACCTCGCGAAGTCCCTCGCCACCCCGGGCCCCTCGGTCGTCGTCCTCCCGGCCCTCCTGAGGATGTTCGAACCGACGCACCTGTGACGGTGCCGACCCGGTGGCCCGGACCCGAAAGGGCCGGGCCACCGGCCCCTCAGCCGACGAGGCCCTCCCAGGCCTTCCGGTACTCGGCGAGCTGCGCCTCGTACCCCTGGCGGAAGTGCTCCGCCTGCGGGGTGATCTGGTCGGAGTCCATGCGCCGCGGGGGTATCAGCCGCGCCACGTCGGCGAACGCCGCCGCCGCGGCCTCGGCGACGGGCCCGCCCCGCTGCCGGGCGGCGAAGACGTCGAGGCCCGCGGTCCGCAGGAACCCCTCGAAGACCGACCGGGGTCTGCTCGCCGTGTCCTTCAGCTCCCGTTCCGTCGCCGGAACCACCCGGCCGGCCGACGCCAGCCCCCGCACCGCCCGCAGCGCCGCGTACAGCCGCCCCCACTGGTACGGCTTTCCGTCCTCGACCTTCCCCACGGACCTCCCCTTCCGCTCGACTGCACCACGGGCCTCCTACCCAGAACCGCTCCCGCCCGTGCGTGCAACCTTCACGGCGCGGCCGCGGTCCCACTCCCCGAGCGGCCCGCCGGGGCCGGGGGAGTGACAGGGGTGGCAGGGTGCGCGTGCTGGTGAAGGTGGCGAAGGGCGTCGGCGAGTTCGTGGGTGAGCTGGTCGGGGAGGCGGTCCTGGAGGCCCTCGCCTGCCTGCTCGTCCTCGGGACACTCCTCGGCGTCGGGTTCCTGGTGATCCAGGGGATGCGCGTCAGCCCCGCGGGGACCGCCACCGCGGGCGGGCTGTTCGTGCTGTTCGCCGGGTACGGGGCCGTGCAGTTCCTCCGCGGGCCCGAGCGGCGCGGCAAGGGGCGGCTGGCGGCCGCCGGTGCGGGCACCTTCGGGGCCCTCCTGGTCCTGGCCTTCCTCGCGCTGTACTGCTCCTGCTGGTAGTCCTAGGACCATAGGCCCGTATTTGTTGCGGCGGGATGAAATCGCACGTCGGCCGTGTTGGGCCTTCCGGTAGAGCAGGACGAACGGGAGGCCACTCGTGGCGGCGGTCGGGGAAGAACAGCGGGGCTGGGCGCGCAGGCTCGCCGGGTACGCGTGGCGGTACAAGGCGAACACTCTGCTCGCGCTCGGGTCCTCGCTGGCC is part of the Streptomyces sp. NBC_00250 genome and harbors:
- the speB gene encoding agmatinase — translated: MSSSDQNTPRGPIDSSRIPRYAGPATFARLPRLDEVGTADIAVVGVPFDSGVSYRPGARFGGNAIREASRLLRPYNPAQDASPFALAQVADAGDIAANPFNINEAVETIEAAADDLLNSGARMMTLGGDHTIALPLLRSVAKKHGPVALLHFDAHLDTWDTYFGAEYTHGTPFRRAVEEGILDTEALSHVGTRGPLYGKQDLTDDEKMGFGIVTSADIYRRGADEVADQLRQRIGDRPLYISIDIDCLDPAHAPGTGTPEAGGMTSRELLEILRGLSSCNLVSADVVEVAPAYDHAEITAVAASHTAYELTTIMSRQIAAGRASGAK
- a CDS encoding thiamine pyrophosphate-binding protein — translated: MTHDHDLVLRPTEAQTTAALDPPAGRNGGDLVVETLTGLGATTVFGLPGQHALGMFDALRRSDLRYVGLRVENNAGFAADAYGRITGEAAPLLLSTGPGALMSLAALQEAAAASAPVLAIGSQIPVAGLGGGRHGYLHELRDQQASFRDVVKSVHTVRTQSQIPSAIAAAWESALTAPHGPVWVEIPQDVLLAETTLPVVTAMDATPEDIAPRPELTAVAAHLLANAERPAIIAGGGVVRSDASGKLLALAERLDIPVVTTFGGKGAFPWQHPLSLQSWLEDRHTTDFLEDADVLLVVGSGLGELSSNYHTFAPRGRVIQIEADAGKLESNHPALGIHADARLALQALLETVPERRDPTAPERVSAVLTKVRDRIAAQDLGLEQRIVAAVREALPDRSPSFWDMTILAYWAWSAFDPRFPNTMHSAQGAGGLGYGFPAALGAAAADPSRPVLAVSGDGGAMYSIAELATAKQYGLDVTWLIVDDGGYGILREYMTGAFGEATGTELSRPDFVALSESFGVPATLTTPETLTTDLAKSLATPGPSVVVLPALLRMFEPTHL